A genomic region of Oryza glaberrima chromosome 1, OglaRS2, whole genome shotgun sequence contains the following coding sequences:
- the LOC127774400 gene encoding phospholipid-transporting ATPase 1-like has product MASERPLLDASPRPTQQPPASSLLPPPQPEPPLRADRLAFSLEVPDPFRREPDPSSAASQRGEEEGGGEEESRAVVVGEPSSSAAAAGFAGNGVRTAKYSVLTFLPRNLFEQFRRLSYVYFLAITVLNQLPQVAVFGRGASVLPLAFVLFVTAVKDAYEDLRRHRSDRQENNRLARVLLAPPAAGEFAPKKWKHIRVGDVVRVASSETLPADMVLLATSDPSGVAHVQTVNLDGETNLKTRYAKQETQLRFSQDGGIGGVLHCERPNRNIYGFQANLEIDGKRVSLGPSNIVLRGCELKNTTWAIGVVVYAGKETKVMLNSSGAPSKRSRLETQLNRETVILSIMLIGMCTTASVLAGIWILNHRGDLEFTQFFREKDYTTGKNYNYYGMGMQIFITFLMAVIVYQVIIPISLYISMELVRLGQAYFMGADRDLYDESSRSKFQCRALNINEDLGQIKYVFSDKTGTLTENKMEFQCASIRGVDYCSGKDSCGYSVVVDDLLWTPKMAVKTDHRLLKLLRGGGTDEETKLVLEFFLALAACNTIVPLVLDTRDSKQKLIDYQGESPDEQALVYAAASYGIVLVERTSGYVVIDVLGDRQRFDILGLHEFDSDRKRMSVIVGCPDKTVKLYVKGADSSLFGITKNSLDLDIVRATEAHLHKYSSFGLRTLVIGMRELSQPEFEEWQLAYENASTSVLGRGNLLRSVAANIENNIRILGATGIEDKLQDGVPEAIESLRQADIKVWILTGDKQETAISIGYSCKLLTNDMTQIVINNNSKESCKRSLEEAHATVKKLRIASTGTQSPELASESAGVTLALIVDGNSLVYILETELQEELFKVARECSVVLCCRVAPLQKAGIVALIKNRTDDMTLAIGDGANDVSMIQMADVGVGISGQEGRQAVMASDFAMGQFRFLVPLLLVHGHWNYQRMSYMILYNFYKNATFVLVLFWYVLYTAFTLTTAITEWSSLLYTVLYTSLPTIVVGILDKDLSKETLLAYPKLYGSGQRDEKYNVNLFVLNMLEALWQSLVVFYMPYFAYRQSTIDMSSLGDLWALAPVIVVNMLLAMDIFRWNWIVHAFVWGTIAATTICLFVIDSIWFLPGYGAIFHIMGTGLFWLLLLIIVVAAMVPHFVIKAFTEYFTPSDIQVAREREKFENVNQVNRSEVPMTRLHDPRR; this is encoded by the exons ATGGCTTCCGAGCGCCCGCTGCTCGacgcctcgccgcggccgacgcagcagccgccggcgtcgtcgctgctcccgccgccgcagccggagcCGCCCCTCCGAGCCGACCGCCTCGCGTTCTCCCTCGAGGTGCCCGACCCCTTCCGCCGGGAGCCCGACCCGTCGTCGGCCGCGTCGcagcggggggaggaggaggggggcggcgaggaggagtcCCGCGCGGTTGTTGTCGGGGAGCCCtcgtcttcggcggcggcggcggggttcgCAGGGAACGGCGTACGGACGGCGAAGTACTCGGTGCTGACGTTCCTGCCGCGGAACCTGTTCGAGCAGTTCCGGCGGCTGTCGTACGTCTACTTCCTCGCCATCACCGTGCTCAACCAGCTCCCCCAGGTCGCCGTCTTCGGCCGCGGCGCCTCCGTGCTCCCGCTCGCCTTCGTCCTCTTCGTCACCGCCGTCAAGGACGCCTACGAggacctccgccgccaccgctccgacCGCCAGGAGAACAACCGCCTCGCCAGGGTCCTCctggcgccgcccgccgcggggGAGTTCGCGCCCAAGAAATGGAAGCACATCCGCGTCGGGGACGTCGTCCGCGTCGCTTCCAGCGAGACGCTCCCTGCCGACATGGTGCTCCTCGCCACCAGCGACCCCTCCGGCGTCGCGCACGTCCAGACCGTCAATCTTGACGGGGAGACCAACCTCAAGACGAGGTATGCTAAGCAGGAGACGCAACTGAGGTTCTCGCAGGACGGTGGAATCGGCGGTGTCCTTCATTGTGAGCGGCCAAACAGGAACATCTATGGATTTCAGGCGAATTTGGAGATTGATGGCAAGCGTGTCTCGCTAGGGCCATCGAACATTGTGCTCCGTGGATGTGAGCTCAAGAATACCACCTGGGCGATAGGGGTTGTTGTGTATGCTGGAAAGGAGACCAAGGTCATGCTTAATAGCTCCGGGGCGCCGTCGAAACGGAGCCGGTTGGAGACACAGTTGAACCGGGAGACTGTCATACTGTCCATTATGCTCATTGGGATGTGCACGACCGCAAGTGTGCTCGCGGGGATTTGGATACTGAATCACCGTGGGGATTTGGAATTCACCCAGTTCTTTAGGGAGAAGGATTACACGACAGGGAAGAACTACAATTACTATGGCATGGGGATGCAGATATTCATTACATTCCTCATGGCTGTGATTGTATATCAGGTCATCATTCCGATCTCTTTGTATATATCAATGGAGTTGGTACGGCTTGGGCAGGCATATTTCATGGGTGCTGACAGAGATTTGTATGATGAGTCATCAAGGTCAAAGTTCCAATGCAGGGCCCTGAATATAAACGAGGATCTAGGACagattaaatatgtattttctGATAAGACAGGGACGCTGACAGAGAACAAGATGGAGTTCCAGTGTGCATCAATTCGGGGGGTTGATTACTGTTCTGGCAAAGATTCATGCGGATACTCAGTTGTAG TCGATGATCTCCTATGGACACCCAAGATGGCAGTCAAGACTGATCATCGGCTTTTGAAGTTACTGAGGGGTGGTGGCACAGATGAGGAAACAAAGCTTGTCCTCGAATTCTTCCTTGCTCTTGCTGCATGTAATACCATTGTGCCACTTGTCCTAGATACTCGTGATTCTAAGCAAAAGTTGATTGATTATCAGGGTGAGTCCCCTGATGAGCAGGCACTAGTGTATGCTGCAGCATCTTATGGCATTGTGCTTGTTGAGCGAACATCTGGTTATGTGGTGATTGATGTCCTTGGTGACAGACAGAG ATTTGATATATTAGGACTTCATGAGTTTGATAGTGATCGTAAGAGGATGTCTGTCATAGTTGGCTGCCCCGATAAGACTGTTAAGCTATATGTGAAAGGTGCGGACAGTTCATTGTTTGGAATTACCAAAAATTCATTAGATCTGGACATTGTTCGTGCTACAGAGGCACACCTCCACAAATATTCATCGTTTGGTCTAAGAACTCTCGTTATTGGCATGCGTGAATTGAGTCAACCTGAGTTTGAGGAGTGGCAATTGGCATATGAAAATGCTAGCACGTCAGTACTTGGAAGGGGAAATTTACTCCGATCAGTTGCGGCCAATATAGAGAACAATATCCGCATATTGGGGGCTACTGGGATAGAAGATAAGCTTCAAGATGGGGTTCCAGAAGCAATAGAATCTCTTCGACAAGCAGACATAAAGGTTTGGATTTTAACAGGAGATAAGCAGGAGACAGCAATTTCTATTGGCTACTCTTGTAAACTGCTGACCAATGACATGACACAAATTGTGATAAACAACAACTCAAAGGAGTCCTGTAAGAGGAGTCTCGAGGAAGCACATGCAACGGTTAAGAAGCTCAGAATTGCTTCAACTGGCACACAGAGTCCAGAATTAGCATCAGAATCTGCTGGTGTAACTCTTGCGTTAATTGTAGATGGTAACAGCCTGGTTTACATACTTGAGACAGAGTTGCAAGAAGAG CTTTTCAAAGTGGCAAGAGAATGTAGTGTTGTATTGTGTTGTCGGGTGGCCCCGTTACAAAAGGCAGGGATAGTTGCACTTATCAAAAACCGAACAGATGACATGACCTTAGCAATTGGTGATG GTGCAAATGATGTTTCAATGATTCAAATGGCTGATGTTGGTGTTGGCATCAGTGGTCAAGAAGGACGGCAGGCTGTAATGGCATCAGATTTTGCGATGGGCCAATTCAGATTCTTGGTCCCTCTTCTATTAGTTCATGGCCATTGGAATTATCAAAGAATGTCATATATGATCCTCTACAACTTTTACAAGAATGCGACATTTGTCTTGGTTCTTTTCTG GTATGTACTTTATACAGCATTCACTCTGACAACTGCTATCACAGAATGGAGTAGCCTTTTGTATACTGTGCTATATACATCCCTTCCAACAATTGTTGTTGGTATTCTTGACAAGGATCTTAGTAAGGAAACACTACTAGCTTATCCAAAGCTATATGGATCTGGCCAAAGGGATGAGAAGTATAATGTAAATTTGTTTGTCCTCAATATGCTCGAAGCGCTATGGCAAAGTCTGGTTGTTTTCTACATGCCATATTTTGCATATAGACAAAGTACGATAGATATGTCTAGTCTGGGAGATCTATGGGCACTTGCCCCTGTCATTGTTGTAAATATGCTACTAGCCATGGACATCTTTCGGTGGAATTGGATCGTACATGCTTTTGTGTGGGGAACAATAGCAGCAACAACCATTTGCCTCTTTGTGATCGACTCCATTTGGTTTCTTCCTGGATATGG GGCCATCTTTCATATAATGGGGACAGGTTTGTTTTGGTTACTGCTGCTTATCATTGTTGTTGCAGCAATGGTACCACATTTTGTAATCAAGGCCTTTACAGAGTATTTTACCCCCAGTGATATTCAAGTTGcccgagagagagaaaaattcgAGAATGTAAATCAGGTGAACCGTTCAGAAGTTCCAATGACACGTCTGCATGACCCAAGGAGATAG